The genomic window GAGTACGCCTTCGATCTGGTGATAGAGCACCGGAACGGTGTCCGGTCGATCGTCGCATCCGACGTCCTCCAGCCGGACGGCCGGCCGCGTCTCCGGGTCACCGGAAGCTCCGGGACCATCACCCTGGACGGACTCGACATCCAGACCGAGCAGGTGCTCGCCGGCCTGCGACCGGGCGACCGGGGGTGGGGTGTCGAGCCGCACGAGCGGTGGGGCAGGCTGACGACGGTCGATGGCGAGCGTCGGCCCTACCCGCGGGCCGACGGCCGGTGGCAGGACTTCTACACCGGTGTCCGCGACGCCGTCGACTCCCGGTCGGGCGGGTTCCCTGTCGCCGTCGAGGGCTCGCTCGCGACGTTCGCGATCCTCGAGGCAGCGCGGCACAGCGACCGCCTTGGAGCGTGGGTCGACCTCTCATCCGTCTGACGCCTCCGGCACACGGAGCCGGGGGATGAAGCCCCCACGACCGAACGGCCCGCCCTCTCGATGAGGGCGGGCCGTTCGGCGGTACAGCGGCTGCCGATCAGAACGTCTTGTACTGCTCCTTGAAGTGGTCCTCGAGGGACTCCAGGCTCTTGCCCTTCGTCTCCGGGACACTCGTCGCGACGAAGAGGATGGCGAGGAGACCGACCGCTGCGAAGAGCAGGAACGTTCCGAAGCCGAGGGACTCGACGAGCGAGGGGAACGCCAGCGAGATGATGGCGTTCGTGGACCAGAGCACCAGGACGGTGATGCCGATCATGACGCCGCGCATCTTGAGAGGGAAGATCTCGGCGATCATGAGCCAGGCGAGGGGGCCGATGGTGCCCTGCATGATCCCGATGAAGAGCAGGATCGCGATGAGGAGCAGCCACGGGCGGACGGGGTTGTCCTCGGGCAGCCCCAGGCCGATGGCGCCGACGAGCAGGTGCATCGTCGTGGTCCCGATGAAGCCGAACAGCATCAGCGAGCGACGGTTGAAGCGGTTGATGATGGAGAGCGCCACGAGCATCGCCGTGACGGACATCACACCGTTCAGGACGTTGAAGCTGAGCGCCGCGTTCCGGGTGAAGCCGGCCGCCTCGAGCACCTGGGTGCCGTAGTACATCATCGAGTTGATGCCGGTGAGTTGCTGGTAGGCGGCGATGCCGATGCCGATGAACAAAAGGCGACGAATCCACGGCGTGCGGACGATGTCGCGGAACGTGCCCGACTGCTCGTCCTTCTCGATCTCGGAGAGCTGCCGGACCTCCTCCATCTCGGCGACCGCGCGCTCCTCGGAACGCACCTGCCGGAGCACCTCGAGGGCCTCGTCGTCTCGTCCGCGGGCGATGAGCCAGCGCGGACTCTCGGGCATCCGGAGCATGCCGAAGAACAGGACGAACGCCGGGATCACGGCGATGGCGAGCATGTAGC from Plantibacter flavus includes these protein-coding regions:
- a CDS encoding sugar porter family MFS transporter, coding for MSHGGTITNAVKVALPPLGNGPYNRRLGLVAVIATFGGLLFGYDTGVLNGALSFMMEYFGLDSFQEGLITFTLLIGAAVGAFFGGRLSDRLGRKRNILIIAVLFFIGAGGCVIAPTYEILLVFRFILGLAVGGASVTVPVYLAEVAPFEKRGSLVSRNELMIVGGQFLAFAINAIIGNVWGSNDHVWRYMLAIAVIPAFVLFFGMLRMPESPRWLIARGRDDEALEVLRQVRSEERAVAEMEEVRQLSEIEKDEQSGTFRDIVRTPWIRRLLFIGIGIAAYQQLTGINSMMYYGTQVLEAAGFTRNAALSFNVLNGVMSVTAMLVALSIINRFNRRSLMLFGFIGTTTMHLLVGAIGLGLPEDNPVRPWLLLIAILLFIGIMQGTIGPLAWLMIAEIFPLKMRGVMIGITVLVLWSTNAIISLAFPSLVESLGFGTFLLFAAVGLLAILFVATSVPETKGKSLESLEDHFKEQYKTF